A section of the Petrimonas sulfuriphila genome encodes:
- a CDS encoding MFS transporter, translating into MKVDKKNIIVPLLLVGSMNAILGFALGVNAFFIPFVKQAFHVTTAMSYLIMLATFSAYLVFGGVAGNILKKAGYKGGMVIALILMAVGFLIIVPSAKTVNFSLFLLALFINGLGQALLTGAYSTYVSIIGSPESAASRISFMGICAKIFYAAASFILAVFMDLSNVRITDIITPFYIIAAVMSVMGIIYYFSPLPEVKAIGEETETGEIQNSYSSTKTSVWQFPHLLLGVVAIFFTVGVEYLALGTINDYANILGLSSPHNYVWFVSFAMIVGYLVGMIFIPKYISQTQALLASTILGIIVSITILILPSTISIYLIPLLGLANALLWPAIWPLAIADLGKFTKSGSALLVTGIVGAGIIPLIFGYFAQHFSYQMAYAIGLPAYLFIMYYALWGSKIRTKQA; encoded by the coding sequence ATGAAAGTAGATAAAAAAAACATCATTGTACCGTTACTCCTGGTGGGTTCGATGAATGCTATATTGGGTTTTGCACTGGGAGTTAATGCTTTTTTTATTCCTTTTGTAAAACAGGCATTTCATGTTACCACAGCAATGTCATACTTGATCATGCTGGCTACATTTTCGGCTTACCTGGTCTTTGGTGGCGTAGCAGGCAATATTTTAAAAAAAGCAGGTTATAAAGGCGGAATGGTCATTGCACTTATACTGATGGCTGTAGGTTTTCTCATTATTGTGCCTTCAGCTAAAACGGTAAACTTTTCCTTGTTTTTATTGGCCCTCTTCATCAATGGTTTGGGACAAGCACTGCTGACAGGTGCTTACAGCACCTATGTCTCCATTATAGGATCACCTGAAAGTGCAGCATCAAGAATTTCATTCATGGGGATTTGTGCGAAAATATTTTATGCTGCCGCATCTTTTATTTTGGCTGTTTTTATGGATTTGAGCAATGTAAGGATAACCGACATTATTACTCCGTTTTATATCATTGCAGCCGTAATGTCTGTAATGGGAATTATCTATTATTTTTCTCCTCTGCCTGAAGTAAAAGCTATAGGAGAAGAAACAGAAACAGGAGAAATACAGAACTCTTATTCTTCTACAAAAACAAGTGTATGGCAGTTTCCACATTTGCTTTTAGGAGTTGTGGCCATATTTTTTACGGTGGGAGTGGAATATCTGGCTTTAGGAACAATAAATGATTATGCCAATATATTGGGATTGTCTTCCCCACATAACTATGTGTGGTTTGTTTCGTTTGCCATGATAGTAGGATATTTGGTAGGGATGATTTTTATCCCAAAATATATAAGTCAGACGCAGGCATTGCTTGCATCTACCATATTAGGAATTATTGTGAGCATAACCATTCTTATATTGCCTTCTACTATTTCTATCTACTTAATACCTTTATTGGGGCTCGCGAACGCTTTGTTGTGGCCTGCTATATGGCCCTTAGCTATTGCCGACTTAGGAAAGTTCACCAAATCGGGTTCTGCGTTATTGGTAACCGGGATTGTGGGTGCGGGCATTATTCCGTTGATCTTTGGGTATTTTGCACAACACTTTTCTTATCAAATGGCTTATGCCATAGGATTACCGGCTTACCTATTTATTATGTATTATGCACTGTGGGGAAGTAAAATACGGACAAAACAAGCCTGA
- a CDS encoding dihydrolipoamide acetyltransferase: MEERQLVRATPAARLLAKRMNVTLTNVTGTGYKGRVHKEDVAGWNFQGKIHVSPLARRIAEEHHIDLKGVRGTGHNDKIMKDDVLLLISDPVLKARLTRNDFAEATAAPKILSGISKQLQVIPADSKPDVSVKVEAAVSTETEPLSMMRKVIAKRMSESYFSIPSFIQTWEIDMAELLELRKKLMDPIKEKTDKKLTVTDLISFAVVKTLMKHKYINASLNNEVTEITFHNYVNLGMAVGLDEGLLVPVVKNADKMLLSELVVALKDVTERTFSKKLLPDEQTGSTFTISNLGMYGVEHFTAIINQPNAAILSVSSTKDTLVVRNGEAVIRPVMKVSLTSDHRIIDGLTAAKFMTDLKQLLENPLTLLI, from the coding sequence ATGGAAGAAAGACAATTAGTTAGAGCCACTCCTGCAGCAAGATTGCTGGCTAAACGAATGAACGTGACGCTTACAAATGTGACCGGTACAGGTTATAAGGGACGCGTTCATAAAGAAGATGTTGCCGGATGGAATTTTCAGGGTAAAATTCACGTCTCGCCGCTCGCACGCAGAATTGCTGAAGAACATCACATTGATCTGAAAGGTGTCAGGGGCACCGGTCACAACGATAAAATCATGAAGGACGATGTGCTGTTGCTAATCTCTGATCCTGTATTGAAAGCCCGCCTTACCCGGAATGATTTTGCTGAAGCTACGGCAGCACCAAAAATTCTTTCGGGAATAAGTAAGCAGCTTCAGGTAATACCTGCCGATAGCAAACCCGATGTCTCTGTTAAGGTGGAAGCAGCCGTAAGTACCGAAACCGAGCCGTTGAGCATGATGCGCAAGGTAATAGCAAAACGTATGTCGGAAAGTTATTTCTCGATCCCTTCGTTTATTCAAACCTGGGAAATAGATATGGCTGAACTGCTTGAGTTACGCAAAAAATTGATGGATCCGATAAAGGAGAAAACGGATAAAAAGCTGACTGTTACCGATCTTATTTCGTTTGCTGTGGTGAAAACATTGATGAAACACAAATACATCAATGCGAGCTTGAATAACGAGGTTACCGAGATCACTTTCCACAACTACGTGAATTTAGGAATGGCGGTTGGATTGGACGAGGGATTGCTGGTGCCGGTAGTGAAAAATGCCGATAAAATGTTGCTCAGCGAACTGGTAGTAGCTTTGAAAGACGTTACCGAACGTACATTTTCGAAAAAGTTGCTGCCCGATGAACAAACGGGAAGTACATTTACCATCAGCAACTTGGGAATGTATGGCGTGGAACATTTTACGGCAATCATCAATCAGCCGAATGCAGCCATTTTAAGCGTCTCATCGACAAAAGATACCCTTGTGGTCCGCAACGGTGAGGCCGTAATCCGTCCGGTAATGAAAGTCAGCCTTACCAGTGATCATCGCATCATTGACGGACTTACAGCGGCAAAATTCATGACGGACCTGAAGCAACTGCTTGAAAATCCGTTAACATTATTAATTTAA
- a CDS encoding DNA-binding transcriptional regulator, with protein MIKVLVLIDYSTEFSRRFLDGLIQYAQEMGQWSFYRLPVYYKNIHGEEGVIAWAQKWEANIIIAQWNYMSLESLQKLQIPVFLQNYKEEGKCFSNITGDYTGMGAMAAKFFIQRRYNNFAFYGNKGFIWSRERAEGYRREIEKIKGNYYYFESEDLNDKQWEHTHTQLEDWLISLPKPVAIFACDDSFAIQISEICKLNNINIPKEIALLGVDNDRLICNLSDPPISSIILDAEKGGYELGRKIHETLQENNPKPFSICINPLGIELRKSTENYNVKDKYILEIVKYLQKNFDSAIKIDKLTSLVPLSRRSIESKFKNEMGISLYQFILNLRIEHFTFLLTTTNLSISDIIFKSGFNDYSNVFRLFRKIKGCTPVEYRKRFM; from the coding sequence GTGATTAAAGTATTGGTCCTAATAGATTACTCAACTGAGTTCAGCCGCCGTTTCCTGGATGGGTTAATCCAATATGCTCAGGAAATGGGACAATGGAGTTTTTATCGCCTTCCTGTTTACTATAAAAACATCCATGGAGAAGAAGGCGTAATAGCGTGGGCTCAAAAGTGGGAGGCCAATATTATTATAGCCCAATGGAATTACATGAGTTTGGAATCGCTTCAGAAGTTACAGATACCGGTTTTTTTACAAAACTACAAAGAGGAAGGCAAATGTTTTTCAAATATTACAGGCGATTACACTGGGATGGGGGCGATGGCTGCGAAGTTTTTTATTCAAAGGCGTTATAATAATTTTGCTTTCTACGGAAATAAAGGATTTATCTGGTCAAGAGAAAGAGCCGAGGGTTATAGGCGTGAAATTGAAAAAATTAAAGGAAATTATTATTACTTCGAGAGTGAAGATTTGAATGATAAGCAATGGGAGCACACGCACACCCAATTGGAAGATTGGCTGATTTCTCTGCCGAAGCCGGTTGCAATTTTCGCATGCGACGATAGTTTTGCCATACAGATATCGGAAATTTGTAAATTAAACAATATAAACATCCCTAAAGAAATTGCTCTTTTAGGAGTAGACAACGATAGATTAATTTGTAATTTATCCGATCCTCCAATCTCTTCCATTATACTGGACGCCGAAAAGGGAGGATATGAACTGGGCAGAAAGATTCATGAGACGTTACAGGAGAATAATCCAAAGCCGTTCAGTATTTGTATTAACCCTTTAGGAATTGAATTGCGAAAATCTACAGAGAACTATAATGTTAAAGATAAATATATCCTGGAAATTGTGAAATACCTTCAAAAGAATTTTGATTCGGCAATAAAAATAGATAAATTAACTTCTTTAGTGCCTCTTTCCCGCAGGAGTATAGAAAGTAAGTTCAAAAATGAAATGGGAATTTCGCTCTACCAGTTTATTCTTAATTTAAGAATAGAACATTTTACTTTTTTGTTAACCACGACAAATTTATCCATATCCGACATAATTTTTAAATCCGGATTTAATGATTATTCGAACGTTTTCAGGTTGTTTAGAAAAATAAAAGGCTGTACCCCGGTAGAATACCGTAAAAGATTTATGTGA
- the lpdA gene encoding dihydrolipoyl dehydrogenase, with amino-acid sequence MAYEIIMPKAGIDMTEGQIVKWLKKEGDPVTQGEIILEIMTDKTSMELEAEATGVLLKILRHDGDTVPVTEVIGYIGQEGEEIVPQAYEEEKPIEEEAADKSMTRLEDSYNVIVIGGGPAGYVAAIRAAQQGAKVAIVEKKEFGGTCLNLGCIPTKAYLKSGEIIEGMEMAASRGIIFESVKYKIDMPRVVQHKNSVVKKLTSGVEALLRSNKVDIFKGVARINKNKDVVVDDSTVIKGDKIILAGGSKVSRINIPGIDNPNVLTSDDLLALDVLPETLAVIGGGVIGIEMAQAFEALGTKITVIEMMDRIIPSVDAEASALLTKLLKKKNVKIMTSTKITELADKKGKVEVKIEGGESVIADKVLISIGRLPDTEGMGDIQFEMERGRIKVDKYMETSVKGIYAPGDVNAIKMLAHVAFRMGEVAADNAVKGNHRELKLHSAPSVVYTHPEVAMVGLTEEQAREKYDVRIGRFDFAANGRAMASGDNVGFVKVIADSKYGEILGVHIVGPAAAEIINQASLLMEMEITVDEVIKTIYGHPTYSEALFEACADVLGEAVHIVKKQK; translated from the coding sequence ATGGCATACGAAATTATAATGCCCAAAGCGGGAATCGACATGACCGAAGGGCAAATTGTAAAGTGGTTAAAAAAAGAAGGAGATCCTGTGACTCAAGGTGAAATTATCCTCGAAATCATGACCGATAAAACAAGTATGGAACTTGAAGCCGAGGCAACAGGCGTGCTCCTTAAAATTCTCCGTCACGACGGAGATACTGTTCCGGTAACGGAAGTTATCGGTTATATCGGACAAGAAGGCGAGGAAATTGTTCCGCAGGCATATGAAGAGGAGAAACCGATTGAAGAAGAGGCTGCTGACAAATCAATGACAAGGCTCGAAGATTCATACAATGTGATCGTCATTGGTGGCGGACCTGCTGGATACGTGGCTGCTATCCGTGCTGCACAACAGGGGGCAAAAGTGGCCATTGTGGAAAAAAAAGAATTTGGAGGAACGTGTCTTAACTTGGGATGTATTCCGACGAAAGCATATCTCAAAAGTGGTGAAATTATCGAGGGTATGGAGATGGCTGCTTCACGTGGAATCATTTTTGAAAGCGTTAAGTACAAAATAGATATGCCTCGGGTGGTTCAGCACAAAAACTCGGTGGTAAAAAAGCTGACAAGCGGTGTAGAAGCATTGCTGAGAAGCAACAAAGTGGACATTTTCAAAGGAGTTGCCCGAATCAATAAAAACAAAGATGTGGTAGTGGATGATTCCACGGTGATAAAAGGTGACAAAATTATTCTAGCGGGAGGGTCAAAAGTATCCAGAATAAACATTCCGGGTATTGATAATCCGAATGTATTAACCAGTGATGATTTGTTGGCGCTGGACGTACTGCCCGAAACGCTGGCGGTGATTGGCGGAGGTGTTATCGGTATAGAGATGGCTCAGGCATTTGAGGCGCTCGGAACAAAAATAACCGTTATCGAGATGATGGACAGGATTATTCCGTCAGTGGACGCTGAAGCGTCGGCATTACTTACCAAGTTGCTGAAAAAGAAGAACGTGAAAATAATGACTTCTACCAAGATTACTGAGCTTGCCGATAAAAAAGGCAAGGTGGAAGTTAAAATTGAAGGAGGAGAATCGGTCATTGCTGATAAGGTCCTGATTTCTATCGGACGCTTACCGGATACCGAAGGGATGGGAGATATTCAGTTTGAAATGGAGCGCGGCCGGATCAAGGTTGACAAATATATGGAAACCAGTGTGAAAGGCATTTATGCACCCGGCGATGTGAATGCTATAAAGATGCTGGCGCATGTAGCATTTCGCATGGGTGAAGTGGCAGCTGATAATGCTGTAAAAGGCAATCATCGCGAACTTAAATTGCATTCCGCTCCTTCGGTAGTTTATACCCATCCCGAAGTGGCTATGGTTGGTCTTACGGAAGAACAGGCACGCGAGAAATACGACGTTCGTATTGGCCGTTTTGATTTTGCTGCCAACGGCCGGGCTATGGCATCCGGTGATAATGTTGGTTTTGTGAAAGTGATCGCCGACAGCAAATATGGCGAGATTCTTGGTGTGCATATTGTAGGTCCCGCGGCAGCTGAAATCATTAACCAGGCATCGTTGCTTATGGAAATGGAAATCACCGTGGACGAAGTAATCAAAACTATATACGGACATCCCACTTACTCAGAAGCTCTCTTCGAAGCTTGTGCAGATGTTCTAGGCGAGGCTGTACATATTGTTAAAAAACAGAAGTAG
- a CDS encoding tryptophanase codes for MQEIKFYNGENIPLELHKVRVVQKLHLVPIERRLEALEEGGFNTFRLNTKDVFLDMLTDSGTNAMSDNQMAAMMQADDAYAGSQSFYRLKKAVEDVLGKKHYLPVHQGRAAENILSKAYIKQGSLIPMNYHFTTTLAHITECGGRIVELLYDEGYVMNSDHPFKGNMNIEKLEENIIRHGSKNVPFIRMEASTNLIGGQPFSIQNLRDVRAIADKYNIRLVLDASLLGENAYLVKLREEEFNETSMADILKTMTELADIVYFSARKLSSSRGGGICTNSEVIYKELEALVPLYEGFLTYGGISVREIESMAVGLYETLDETMICQSPDFIRYLVDELDKNGVPMLKPAGVLGAHVNAMELCSHIPQTQYPAGSLAAALFLISGIRGMERGSVSNQRDEYGNETYADMELVRLAVPRRVFTLSQIKYVIDRVTWLNDNRELIGGLKFVYEPPVLRFFMGGLEPVNDWPQRLISKFKEDFGESL; via the coding sequence ATGCAGGAAATTAAATTTTATAACGGAGAGAATATCCCGTTGGAATTGCACAAAGTGCGTGTTGTGCAGAAACTACATTTAGTACCTATTGAACGTCGACTGGAAGCATTGGAAGAAGGCGGATTTAACACTTTCAGACTAAACACGAAAGATGTATTTCTGGACATGCTTACCGACAGCGGAACCAATGCTATGAGCGACAATCAGATGGCTGCGATGATGCAGGCAGATGATGCATATGCCGGATCACAAAGTTTTTACCGGTTAAAGAAAGCTGTAGAAGACGTTCTGGGGAAAAAACATTACCTGCCGGTTCATCAAGGCCGTGCAGCCGAAAATATTTTATCAAAAGCATACATCAAGCAAGGGAGCCTGATTCCGATGAACTATCACTTCACCACTACTTTGGCCCATATAACCGAGTGTGGTGGCCGTATCGTGGAACTGCTTTACGATGAAGGGTATGTGATGAATTCTGATCATCCGTTTAAAGGCAACATGAACATCGAAAAACTGGAAGAGAACATTATCCGGCACGGTTCAAAAAACGTTCCGTTTATCCGCATGGAAGCTTCCACCAACCTGATTGGTGGGCAACCATTTTCGATTCAAAACCTACGCGATGTGAGGGCTATTGCAGATAAATACAATATCCGTTTAGTGCTGGATGCCAGCTTATTGGGTGAAAATGCTTACCTGGTAAAATTGCGGGAAGAAGAGTTTAATGAAACGTCTATGGCGGATATTCTAAAAACAATGACCGAGCTGGCAGATATTGTCTATTTTTCGGCACGGAAGCTAAGTTCTTCGCGCGGTGGAGGTATCTGCACCAACAGCGAAGTGATTTACAAGGAGCTCGAGGCACTTGTTCCCCTTTATGAAGGATTTTTGACTTACGGTGGCATATCGGTACGTGAAATTGAATCAATGGCAGTCGGATTATACGAAACGTTGGATGAAACCATGATTTGTCAAAGTCCCGACTTTATCCGTTACCTGGTGGATGAACTGGATAAAAACGGAGTACCCATGCTGAAGCCTGCCGGCGTACTCGGTGCACACGTGAATGCTATGGAACTCTGTTCCCATATTCCTCAAACGCAGTATCCTGCCGGATCGCTTGCTGCAGCCTTGTTTCTGATATCCGGAATCCGGGGAATGGAACGCGGCTCGGTTTCCAACCAACGCGACGAGTACGGAAACGAAACATACGCCGACATGGAGTTAGTCCGACTTGCCGTTCCACGTCGTGTATTCACGTTATCACAGATAAAATACGTTATCGACCGGGTTACCTGGCTGAATGACAACCGTGAACTTATCGGTGGATTAAAATTCGTTTACGAACCGCCTGTTCTTCGTTTCTTTATGGGAGGGCTGGAGCCTGTTAACGATTGGCCACAAAGGCTTATTTCCAAATTCAAGGAAGATTTTGGAGAAAGCTTGTGA
- a CDS encoding alpha-ketoacid dehydrogenase subunit beta, whose translation MENETKVMSVRDAIILAMSEEMRRDENVFLMGEDVGIFGGDFGTSVGMLQEFGKERVRDTPISENAISGCAIGAAMTGLRPIVDVTFMDFIVYMMDNIVNQAAKTRYMFGGKGQVPVVFRCAAGSGVGAAAQHSQSLEAWFTHIPGLKVVAPGTPADVKGILKSAIRDNNTVIFLEYKAQFNMKGEVPLDPEFTIPLGKAELKREGKDVTVVTYGRMLERVLQAADQVREADGVSVEVVDLRTLIPLDKEAVLNSVKKTGRVLLVNDAHKTGGFIGEIAAMIAESDAFDYLDGRILRLAAEDVPVPYNAKLEAAMLPSVERIKKYILKLVNKR comes from the coding sequence ATGGAAAACGAAACTAAAGTAATGTCTGTAAGAGATGCCATTATTTTGGCAATGTCAGAAGAAATGCGCCGTGACGAAAACGTGTTTCTTATGGGTGAAGACGTGGGTATTTTTGGTGGCGACTTCGGAACATCGGTAGGGATGCTTCAGGAATTTGGTAAGGAACGCGTTCGCGACACGCCAATTTCTGAAAATGCTATTTCCGGTTGTGCCATCGGAGCAGCCATGACCGGCCTGCGCCCCATTGTTGATGTAACTTTTATGGACTTTATTGTTTATATGATGGACAATATAGTGAATCAGGCAGCAAAAACCCGATATATGTTCGGCGGAAAAGGACAGGTACCTGTTGTGTTTCGCTGCGCGGCAGGATCGGGAGTGGGTGCCGCTGCACAACATTCTCAGTCGCTCGAAGCCTGGTTTACTCACATCCCGGGACTCAAGGTTGTTGCCCCGGGAACACCTGCCGATGTAAAAGGAATACTTAAATCCGCTATCAGGGACAATAACACCGTTATTTTCCTTGAATATAAAGCGCAATTCAACATGAAAGGAGAAGTTCCTCTCGATCCGGAATTTACCATTCCATTAGGCAAAGCCGAACTTAAACGAGAGGGCAAGGACGTAACTGTTGTTACGTATGGAAGAATGCTTGAACGCGTATTACAGGCGGCCGACCAGGTACGGGAGGCTGATGGGGTAAGCGTAGAAGTGGTTGATTTGAGAACATTGATACCGCTTGACAAAGAAGCCGTTCTTAATTCGGTGAAAAAAACCGGTCGTGTGCTGCTCGTTAACGATGCGCACAAAACCGGTGGTTTCATCGGTGAAATTGCCGCCATGATTGCCGAAAGCGATGCCTTCGATTACCTCGACGGCCGCATTCTGCGATTGGCGGCAGAAGACGTTCCCGTTCCTTACAACGCCAAACTTGAAGCAGCCATGCTACCCAGTGTTGAAAGGATTAAAAAATACATCCTCAAATTGGTTAATAAAAGGTGA
- a CDS encoding creatininase family protein produces MRYEYMFPDQIRKSIDENTPVVMALGVIEYHAEHLCTGVDTLVVQGALEMLEKEMEVIILPPFWFGAGSYAVSGPERKGGMHIDSGVLNTFARQLFYNLLRIGFRNINLFYHHQSENFASGMPNDLAFRLAAKQEIFAFLDREKGDGWWGEDKASANYYAEHDAGTDPFSWIRVEPFMSAEAQAQWPIDHAGEQETSLMMAFAPEGVDMKRFDDKYWYAQHAPKANMEYANKAKAFILTDLKKRLSK; encoded by the coding sequence ATGCGTTACGAATATATGTTTCCGGATCAAATCCGAAAGTCTATTGATGAGAATACTCCGGTAGTTATGGCGTTAGGTGTTATAGAATATCATGCCGAACATCTTTGCACAGGTGTAGATACATTAGTTGTACAAGGTGCGTTGGAAATGTTGGAGAAAGAAATGGAGGTGATTATTTTACCGCCTTTTTGGTTCGGCGCAGGATCTTATGCCGTATCCGGGCCTGAACGCAAGGGAGGCATGCACATTGATTCAGGCGTACTCAACACCTTTGCACGGCAATTATTTTACAACCTGTTGAGAATCGGTTTCCGCAATATTAATCTGTTTTATCACCACCAAAGTGAAAACTTCGCAAGCGGTATGCCAAACGATTTGGCGTTCAGATTGGCAGCCAAGCAGGAGATTTTTGCTTTTCTCGACCGGGAAAAAGGGGATGGCTGGTGGGGAGAAGACAAGGCCTCTGCCAATTACTACGCAGAACATGATGCGGGAACGGACCCGTTCAGTTGGATTCGGGTAGAACCCTTTATGAGTGCCGAGGCACAGGCACAGTGGCCGATTGATCATGCCGGTGAACAAGAGACCTCACTTATGATGGCTTTTGCTCCCGAAGGAGTCGACATGAAGCGTTTCGACGACAAATATTGGTATGCACAACACGCACCCAAGGCTAACATGGAATATGCGAATAAGGCAAAGGCCTTTATCTTGACAGATTTAAAGAAAAGATTAAGCAAATAA
- a CDS encoding aminopeptidase P family protein: MNTTTIPTSEFKERIRKFQANIKKEGLDACLVHATESDMAFVRYLSEYWPVFETAAVFVPAQGEAILLVGPESDLYASQRSFFKNIEKLIEYRESAEPDAPGMSFITYKDLLEKYDLQHIRKLGIVGWAITPLPVYTSLKEQLPNVEIVKADMTLWPLRFVKSENELACMRKAYQISELAVEAILNEIKPGMTELQVIGIAQREIYKHGGEYEGHSLYCFCGESTNNAISRPGHNTIVENEVIQLNIGARVSGYSSSVGLPFSIGPLPERKRRLIEFGLEAHKKTIGMIAAGKPAGQVVNDYENWVKNQGFGQYLLYGPCHAIGMMEVERPWMESTSEYLLQKNMTFQIDTFFYDKDFGLRWENGVIVKDGGVEMMSSKFMKYIEL; the protein is encoded by the coding sequence ATGAACACAACAACAATCCCAACAAGTGAATTTAAAGAAAGAATCAGGAAGTTTCAGGCAAACATCAAAAAAGAAGGCTTAGACGCCTGTTTAGTACATGCCACAGAATCAGACATGGCATTCGTCAGGTATTTGAGTGAGTACTGGCCCGTGTTTGAAACAGCTGCGGTATTTGTACCGGCACAGGGAGAAGCAATATTGTTAGTTGGCCCCGAAAGTGATTTATACGCGTCTCAGAGAAGTTTTTTCAAAAATATTGAAAAGTTGATAGAATACCGCGAATCAGCTGAGCCGGACGCGCCTGGGATGTCTTTTATTACATACAAAGATTTGTTGGAGAAATACGATTTGCAACACATTCGTAAATTAGGCATCGTGGGATGGGCTATTACTCCCCTACCCGTATATACCTCCCTAAAAGAGCAGCTTCCTAACGTAGAAATCGTAAAAGCAGACATGACCCTTTGGCCCCTTCGGTTCGTAAAAAGTGAAAATGAACTCGCATGCATGAGGAAGGCGTACCAGATATCGGAACTTGCTGTGGAAGCTATATTGAACGAGATAAAACCGGGTATGACGGAACTCCAGGTCATTGGAATTGCCCAACGTGAGATATATAAACACGGGGGAGAATATGAAGGACACTCCCTTTACTGCTTTTGCGGAGAGTCTACCAACAATGCTATCTCAAGACCAGGACACAATACAATCGTAGAAAATGAAGTAATACAACTTAATATAGGCGCAAGAGTCAGTGGCTATTCATCCAGCGTGGGTTTGCCGTTCTCCATCGGGCCGTTGCCCGAGCGAAAAAGACGTTTAATAGAATTTGGGTTAGAAGCTCACAAAAAAACCATAGGTATGATTGCTGCAGGAAAGCCTGCCGGACAAGTTGTCAATGACTACGAGAATTGGGTAAAGAATCAAGGTTTTGGCCAATATCTTCTTTACGGCCCGTGTCATGCTATCGGCATGATGGAAGTAGAGCGCCCCTGGATGGAATCGACTTCCGAATATCTATTGCAGAAAAATATGACTTTTCAAATCGATACTTTTTTCTACGATAAAGATTTTGGCTTAAGGTGGGAAAACGGAGTCATTGTTAAAGATGGCGGTGTAGAAATGATGTCCTCTAAATTTATGAAATACATTGAACTTTAA
- a CDS encoding ROK family protein, with amino-acid sequence MDKPYVIGIDVGGTNTVVGIVDKRGQILRSGSLKTAKHAEVEDYLNELSQVIEDVIKDIATKDQIKGIGAGTPNGNYFTGSIEFAPNLRWKGVIPFAQMLEDRVGIPVALTNDANAAAIGEMTYGAARGMKDFIVITLGTGVGSGIVVNGQMVYGHDGFAGELGHVIMRRTNGRVCGCGRSGCLEAYTSATGVARTAREYLELQHDAKTQLRNIPIDDITSKDVFDAAMAGDEMAKEIFRFTGEMLGEAFADFVAFSSPEAIILFGGLAKAGDLIMNPIRESMERNLLPIFKNKVKLIFSELKESDAAVLGASALGWEVR; translated from the coding sequence ATGGATAAACCTTATGTAATAGGTATAGATGTCGGCGGTACAAATACGGTTGTGGGTATCGTTGATAAGAGGGGACAGATTTTACGTAGCGGAAGTCTGAAAACGGCTAAGCATGCTGAAGTGGAAGACTACTTGAATGAATTGAGCCAAGTGATTGAAGATGTGATCAAGGATATTGCCACCAAAGATCAAATCAAAGGAATTGGAGCCGGAACACCCAACGGCAACTATTTCACCGGAAGTATCGAATTTGCTCCCAACCTTCGTTGGAAAGGAGTTATTCCGTTTGCACAAATGCTGGAAGACAGAGTAGGTATTCCCGTGGCGCTTACCAACGATGCCAATGCGGCAGCCATCGGTGAAATGACATACGGGGCAGCCCGCGGAATGAAAGACTTTATTGTAATCACTCTCGGAACCGGTGTAGGAAGTGGGATTGTGGTGAACGGACAAATGGTGTACGGCCACGATGGCTTTGCAGGTGAACTTGGACATGTAATCATGCGGCGCACTAACGGAAGAGTGTGTGGTTGCGGAAGATCGGGATGCTTGGAGGCATATACCTCAGCAACGGGAGTAGCCCGTACTGCACGTGAATACCTGGAGCTTCAACACGACGCAAAAACTCAGTTGCGTAACATCCCCATTGATGACATCACTTCCAAAGATGTCTTTGATGCGGCTATGGCAGGCGATGAAATGGCCAAAGAAATATTCCGTTTTACCGGTGAAATGTTAGGTGAAGCATTTGCTGATTTTGTAGCGTTCTCAAGCCCTGAAGCCATTATCCTTTTTGGAGGATTGGCGAAAGCCGGTGATCTCATTATGAACCCAATCCGCGAATCAATGGAAAGAAACCTGTTGCCCATTTTCAAAAACAAAGTGAAATTGATCTTCTCTGAACTCAAGGAAAGTGATGCAGCGGTACTTGGCGCCAGCGCACTGGGTTGGGAAGTGAGATGA